A stretch of DNA from Bacteroidota bacterium:
CGTTCAGTTTCTAAATACACGAATAATGGTGTAAATACTGTAGTAAATCTCAGAATGTGATTATGTTTATCAAGTTAATCATATTAAGGCGGGCTGTTCTTTTGTGTTTTTAGTAATGCCAACCATGTTTTTGGCATTCCATTTGTGAGTTGTTTACCCGGTTTTCTGATTATGCATTTTGTGGGTGGAAGACCGTTTATCTGTTGTATTCCAATTAGCGCCTACCGTTGAAGAAACATCGCATCTATGCCTACTGAAGATAGCACTATAGAAAGGTGATGGGCTATTCATCAATTAAATACCACTACATGAATTTTCCCGTAAAAACAAATGGTTGTCGTGGTATGTAGGGGGATTAAATTTTCAGGTTGAACATCATCTTTTCCCAAAAATTTGCCACGTACAGTAATACGAAATTGCGCCAATAGTAAAATCTACAGATGAATCGTTTAATATTCCATATCTAGGAAAACAAAACTAGCTTTGGAACTTTACAATCGCATATTAAAACACTAAAACGTTTGAGTAGCAAAATGCCTGTTTTAGATGAGATTATAGGTTAATATTAACTGCTATCTGCTAAAGCGCAAACGTTTTAATAAACTTCAAAGTAACAGCCTGATTATCGATTACCGGTAAATGAAGGGTCCAAGTCGTGTGAGGTTAGTATTTGTTCCCTGATTAAATACGATAAATAAATCAGTTCCTTCTGATAGGTTATACCTGAACTTAGGTTAGAACTTAACTGATCGTTTAAATCATCGTATTGCACATAAAATTTCAATGCGACTTTCGTAGTAAAATTATAGGTCATACTCGGCGAATTAAATTTGCTGGTAAATACAGTTGAATAATGGTATCGGTCGAATTGTTTATCGAATTGAATTACCATATTCATAGGTAAGTGAAAAGTATAAATGTTTAGATGCATACAATGTTGCTTCGGGCGCGATGTGGATTCTTTTTCCCGCTGTAAAATCCACCGTAAGTCATTTCAAGGAGCATAAAATGCAGATTGTGAGGGTGAAGTTAAAATAAAGGGAATTATTCCATGTGGTTATAAGTGCCGGCAGAAATGGCATTTTTCATCTAATATCCAATCGAACGGGAGCGGATCTTTATGATTCCACGGCCAAGAAATTACAATTTCTGCGCCATTTTAAGTGTAATCGGCCATATTTCAGGGCTATAGGTTTCACCTGATGGGTATCAAATTTCCAGCGATAATTATTGCTACTACGGACAAGCTCCAATATTGTAAAATACTTTCTGAAAAACCATCTCTACAACCTAATTCCACCATTCCATTACCGTAATTATTATCATCGATAAACCCATCACCGGATTAATATCTTCGCCTAATAAATCAACTAGTGTGCCGCTACCTTAAAAATCGTTCACTGCAGATTGAAAACACACCTGCATGCAAATAGAAGCTTTAATGATATAATCACCTTACAGGAAATTTACTAATGTACCTGATATTCCATAACAACTGCAAGTTGTTGTGCTTAATTCTTTTAGCAAGTCAAAACTAATTGTTTGATTAGATAAATTGGAAATATCAGTATTTATCGATTGTTAATAATTCCGCCAACAGAAACTGCCCACCCGGGTCAATAAATTTCGAGGTTCTTAATACAGCGGTAAAATTATAGGGAGAGATGCCTTCTTCAGCAATACATATGGTTTGCATATTTAAAGCACCCAAC
This window harbors:
- a CDS encoding fatty acid desaturase is translated as MPLHEFSRKNKWLSWYVGGLNFQVEHHLFPKICHVQ